The nucleotide sequence TGAGCACTTCATATGAAAACACAATGGCAGAGGCAAAACGTGCGCTTGAGATATTGAAAGAAGAAATAATAAATTTTAAAAAGGTAATGAGGTAATGAAGATGATTTATGATCATTTAGTAGTGCGTTATGGAGAATTATCACTAAAAGGGAAAAATAGAAGACATTTTGAATCACAGCTTTTTGAGACAGTTAAAAGAAAGATGCGGCCATATGGCGATTTGAAAATGGCTAAACTTTTTGATCGGATTGTTATTGAATTAAATGGGCACGCGTATGAACCTATTGTTAAATCGCTTCAGGATATTTTTGGTATCCATTCGATTAGTTTAGCTGTAAGAGCTGAAAACGATCTAGAAGAAATACAGAAAGCTGCACTAGTGGCACTTAATGAAGCAATTGAAGGTAAAAAAACGTTTAAAGTAACAGGAAAACGATCTTTAAAGTCATTTCCTGTTAACTCGATGCAACTCAACCAAGAAGTAGGAGGATACCTTTTAAGAAACACAGAAGGTATAACGGTTGATGTTCATAATCCAGAGGTCAATGTAAAAGTAGAAGTGAAAGATACAGGGACTTACATCAGCTCTAAATCTTTTGAAGGAGCTGGAGGTCTGCCAATCGGTGTCGGAGGTAAGGCGATGCTGATGTTATCAGGCGGTATCGACAGCCCTGTTGCTGGATATTTAACAATGAAGCGCGGTGTTCGTATTGAAGGTGTACATTTCCACAGTCCGCCTTTTACAAGTGAGCGCGCAAAGCAAAAGGTAGTTGACCTAACGCAAGAACTCACTCGCTATAGCGGAGGAAAGATCAAGCTTCATGTTGTTCCTTTTACTAAAATTCAGCAAACGATAAAAGATAAGATTCCTTCCAGCTACAGCATGACAATCATGAGACGTGTCATGCTTAGAATTACGGAACGATTAGCAGAAAATAACCATGCGATGGCTATTGCGAACGGAGAGAACCTTGGTCAAGTAGCGAGTCAGACGATGCACAGCATGTATGCGATTAATGAAGTAACGAACTTACCTATTCTGCGCCCGGTTATTACGATGGACAAACTTGAGATCATGAATATCTCGCACAAGATCGGAACCTATGAGATCTCAATTCGTCCATATGAAGATTGTTGTACCATTTTCTTGCCATCAGCTCCGAAAACAAAACCGAAGCGAGAAAAAGCGATTCAATTCGAGAAAAATATTGAAAACCTTGAAGAATTGATCGAGGAAGCAGTTAACACTGTTGAAACGCTGATTCTTGAAGAAGGAAAATCAACTGACGAAACGTTTGATGATTTGCTTTAAAAAATGAAAATTATCTTCATTGGTGTTGTTTTAGTATTAGCAATGGTGTTCTTGAAAGCAGTTGATCTCCGTTCCAGGTTGCTCGCTTTCCGCGGGGCAGGCGGTGAGCCCCTTGCCGCTTTGCGGCCTTAAGGGTCTCACCTGACCGCTTGTCCCGCAGGAGTCTCGCACCTTACTCTCCAATCAACTTGTTATTGAAGAAGTAACAGATTAGAAAGAAACACCTTGATGAAGAAATTCATAAACACCTAATACCCGCAGGAGTCTCGCACCTTACTCTCCAATCAACTTGTTATTGAAGAAGTAACAGATTAGAAAGAAACACCTTGATGAAGAAATTCATAAACACCTAATAACATGTAGCGCGTGAATTCTGGCACGCTTCAACTTTGAAAAAAATTCAGCAACAAGATACTAACCAGGTGAAAAAGTCTGCACATTGTGCGGGCTTTTTTTTATTTAAGAGCTGTTGCTTTTGCATTGGATGGTATCTTCTTTGTAAGTTGATTGGAGCGCAAGGTTGCCGACTCCTATGGGACGAGTTGTCAGGTGGAGACTCCTAATGGCGCAAAGCGGCAGGAGGCTCACCGTTCGCCCCATGGAAAGCGAGCAACCTGGAGTGGAAATCAACTGCTTTCAAATGCCTTCTTTTTTAATACAAACCAAAATGGCAACACACACAACAATTTCCAAGAATTGAATCGGCCATTTAGACACACATTATTAGTACAAAGGAGGTGAAACAACATGGCAAACCAAAACCAATTAGTAGTACCAGGTGCACAACAAGCTGTAGACCAAATGAAGTATGAAATCGCTTCTGAATTCGGTGTGAACCTAGGACCAGACAGCACTTCTCGTGCTAACGGATCTGTAGGTGGAGAAATCACTAAGCGTCTAGTAGCTCAAGCTCTAGGTGGATACTCAAAATAAATAGTAAATGGCTAACGGAGCGGGTTGTCCCCGCTCCTTTTTATTTCGGTTTATAATGACTTAATTTTATAAATTTTCTAAAATATATTATAATGGAGTTGATCAACACGAATATATCGAAAGGGTGACTGTAACATGAATTTAATTGCTCCGAATGTTTATAACTTAACAGAAGAAATGGAAAAATACGCTATAAACCCTGATAAAAAAGCTTTAATCTGGATGGATGAAGAAAATGCAACCGAGGAGATCACTTACAAAAACCTTTTAGATAGAGCTAATCAAATTGCAAATTCATTAGAAGAGTTAGGGCTCACAAAAGGTGACCGTGTACTCATCATCATGCCTCGATTAATTGAAACGTATGCCGTTTATATTGGCTGCTTAAAAGCAGGCATTTCTGTTATACCTTGTTCTGAAATGCTAAGAGCCAAAGATTTAAGTTATCGGGTGCAGCATAGTGGAGCAAAGGCAATCATTGCAGATTATCGTTTTACAGAGCAAGTGAATGATATCAAAGACGACCTGCCAACTCTTACATATAAAATTAGCGCTAACGGAGAAACGGATAACTGGCTAAGCCTTCAAGCCATAACGAATAATGTAAGCGCTTCCTACAAAGCACCTGAAACCTCTAAAGATGACATGGCTTTCTTATCTTACACATCGGGTACTACTGGACAGCCTAAAGGTGTTGTTCATACACATGGCTGGGCATATGCTCACATACGTACAGCTGCTAAAAGCTGGCTTAACATTTCAGAGAATGACAAAGTTTGGGCAACAGCAGGCCCAGGCTGGCAAAAATGGATTTGGAGTCCCTTCTTATCAACTTTAGGTACTGGATCAACAGGATTTGTATACCAAGGAAAGTTTGATCCGCAAAAATATTT is from Fictibacillus sp. b24 and encodes:
- the thiI gene encoding tRNA uracil 4-sulfurtransferase ThiI is translated as MIYDHLVVRYGELSLKGKNRRHFESQLFETVKRKMRPYGDLKMAKLFDRIVIELNGHAYEPIVKSLQDIFGIHSISLAVRAENDLEEIQKAALVALNEAIEGKKTFKVTGKRSLKSFPVNSMQLNQEVGGYLLRNTEGITVDVHNPEVNVKVEVKDTGTYISSKSFEGAGGLPIGVGGKAMLMLSGGIDSPVAGYLTMKRGVRIEGVHFHSPPFTSERAKQKVVDLTQELTRYSGGKIKLHVVPFTKIQQTIKDKIPSSYSMTIMRRVMLRITERLAENNHAMAIANGENLGQVASQTMHSMYAINEVTNLPILRPVITMDKLEIMNISHKIGTYEISIRPYEDCCTIFLPSAPKTKPKREKAIQFEKNIENLEELIEEAVNTVETLILEEGKSTDETFDDLL
- a CDS encoding alpha/beta-type small acid-soluble spore protein, with amino-acid sequence MANQNQLVVPGAQQAVDQMKYEIASEFGVNLGPDSTSRANGSVGGEITKRLVAQALGGYSK